A genomic segment from Gilvibacter sp. SZ-19 encodes:
- a CDS encoding EamA family transporter, whose protein sequence is MRSERVLIPLAFFAIYVIWGATYMLNKVAVAQLEPFYLAGIRFTTAGLLIFLIARLMGHKLSISWRQVRNTAFVGFLFLTYGNGVVVWALKFVDSNFAALEIAAQPLVVLLLMWILQGKRIQFKSMIGVFLGFIGMYLLISQDEILMGPNSLLGVLMIFSCMLSWGYGSLFVAKADMPKNYFVNTGFQMFFGGIMLLIASLAFGEAWVAPQQWKPDVQWVMLILVIFGSIAAFTSFNYLLKRVSPEKVATSTYVNPIIAMLLGWYVLQESISTQSIIAATVLLTGVYFINSGKRKKREKA, encoded by the coding sequence ATGAGATCTGAACGCGTACTGATTCCTTTGGCCTTTTTTGCCATCTACGTGATTTGGGGTGCAACCTATATGCTCAACAAGGTTGCTGTTGCACAACTGGAACCCTTTTATTTAGCGGGTATTCGCTTTACAACGGCCGGCCTATTGATCTTTCTCATTGCGCGACTTATGGGTCACAAACTCAGTATAAGCTGGCGACAAGTGCGCAACACTGCCTTTGTGGGTTTTTTGTTTTTGACCTATGGAAATGGAGTAGTGGTCTGGGCGCTAAAGTTTGTTGATAGTAATTTTGCCGCGTTAGAGATCGCAGCTCAACCTTTGGTTGTTTTATTGCTGATGTGGATCTTACAGGGCAAACGCATACAGTTCAAAAGTATGATCGGTGTTTTCTTAGGTTTTATTGGGATGTATTTACTCATCAGCCAAGATGAGATCCTAATGGGTCCAAACAGTCTTTTAGGAGTGCTAATGATCTTTAGCTGTATGCTGAGTTGGGGTTATGGGAGTCTGTTCGTGGCAAAGGCCGACATGCCCAAGAACTACTTTGTAAATACAGGATTTCAGATGTTCTTTGGAGGCATTATGTTATTGATAGCTAGTTTAGCCTTTGGCGAAGCTTGGGTAGCTCCGCAGCAATGGAAACCAGACGTGCAATGGGTAATGCTCATATTGGTCATCTTTGGAAGTATAGCCGCCTTTACCTCTTTCAATTATTTGCTCAAGCGTGTTTCTCCAGAAAAGGTAGCTACTTCTACCTATGTAAATCCAATTATCGCAATGTTATTGGGTTGGTATGTCTTGCAGGAATCTATAAGTACCCAATCAATAATCGCCGCAACTGTACTATTAACAGGAGTTTACTTTATAAATAGCGGTAAACGCAAAAAAAGAGAAAAGGCATAA
- a CDS encoding M20/M25/M40 family metallo-hydrolase, with translation MRKLQLLLLCLLIAPLSILGQEEDPVIAGIIKEANENSQLEPLAHELMDLIGPRLVGTPQMYAAHEWAVAKYGSWGIIAENQQFGAWRGWERGITHIDMVHPRVQSLRGTQLAWNPSTSKEGVTAELVVLPMVKDSLEFAKWLPSVKGKLVMISMNQPTGRPDYNWEEFATEKSFEKMKEARDEQTRMWRENFQNMGYNSRTLPKALEDAGAVGIVTSNWSRGFGVNKIFGARTKAIPTVDLELEDYGMLYRMVASGQKPQLNIVALSKELGEMPTFNTIGEIRGTELPNEYVILSAHFDSWDGGTGATDNGTGTLVMMEAMRLLKKFYPNPKRTILVGHWGSEEQGLNGSRAFVEDNPKVVEGTQALFNQDNGTGRVVRISGGGFLNSYDYLSRWLAAVPKEITDEIETTFPGSPARGGSDYASFQAMGAPAFSLSSLNWSYWNYTWHTNRDTYDKIVFDDVRNNAILTAILAYMASEDPERTSREKAVLPLNPRTGEPREWPTPRSPNRRGGME, from the coding sequence ATGCGAAAATTACAACTACTACTGCTGTGCTTATTAATAGCACCACTTTCTATTTTAGGTCAAGAGGAAGATCCTGTCATTGCCGGGATCATCAAGGAGGCTAATGAGAACTCTCAACTAGAACCATTGGCCCATGAACTTATGGACCTTATTGGGCCGAGATTGGTCGGTACACCGCAAATGTATGCCGCCCACGAATGGGCTGTTGCCAAATACGGCTCTTGGGGAATAATAGCCGAAAACCAACAATTTGGTGCCTGGCGTGGTTGGGAGCGCGGAATTACGCATATCGACATGGTACATCCACGTGTGCAGAGTCTCAGAGGAACACAATTGGCCTGGAATCCGAGTACGTCTAAGGAAGGTGTAACGGCAGAACTTGTGGTTTTACCAATGGTGAAGGATTCCTTGGAATTTGCAAAATGGCTCCCTTCGGTAAAAGGGAAATTGGTAATGATCTCCATGAATCAACCCACTGGCCGACCAGATTATAACTGGGAAGAATTCGCGACAGAGAAGTCTTTTGAAAAAATGAAAGAAGCTCGTGACGAGCAAACCCGTATGTGGCGTGAGAATTTTCAGAACATGGGATACAACAGCAGAACCTTGCCTAAAGCTTTGGAAGATGCAGGAGCTGTAGGCATAGTGACCAGTAATTGGTCTCGAGGTTTTGGGGTTAATAAGATATTTGGAGCACGTACTAAGGCAATTCCAACAGTAGATCTAGAATTGGAAGACTACGGGATGTTATACCGCATGGTAGCCTCTGGACAAAAGCCACAATTGAATATAGTTGCCTTATCTAAGGAATTGGGTGAAATGCCTACCTTCAATACCATAGGAGAAATAAGAGGAACTGAATTGCCCAACGAGTACGTGATACTTTCTGCCCACTTTGATTCATGGGATGGCGGTACAGGTGCTACGGACAACGGAACAGGAACCCTGGTTATGATGGAAGCTATGCGTCTGCTCAAGAAGTTCTATCCCAACCCTAAGCGTACCATTTTAGTGGGTCATTGGGGCAGCGAAGAACAAGGATTAAACGGTTCAAGAGCTTTTGTAGAAGACAACCCTAAAGTAGTAGAAGGCACACAAGCTCTGTTTAATCAAGACAATGGTACAGGCCGCGTAGTTCGCATTTCCGGAGGTGGATTTTTAAATAGCTATGATTATCTAAGTCGCTGGTTGGCTGCGGTTCCTAAAGAGATCACCGATGAGATCGAGACCACCTTTCCTGGTTCTCCTGCCAGAGGAGGTTCTGACTACGCAAGTTTTCAGGCTATGGGGGCACCTGCATTTAGTTTAAGTTCTTTGAATTGGTCGTATTGGAATTATACTTGGCATACCAACAGAGATACTTACGACAAGATCGTTTTTGACGATGTTCGCAACAACGCTATACTCACAGCGATTTTGGCTTATATGGCCTCTGAGGATCCGGAGCGAACCTCCAGAGAAAAAGCTGTATTGCCTTTAAATCCTAGAACAGGAGAGCCAAGAGAATGGCCTACTCCTAGAAGTCCGAACCGTCGCGGTGGAATGGAATAA
- a CDS encoding DUF2306 domain-containing protein: MENYISGTVGAIHLLTAVIALIAGTAVLLLKKGTRTHKRWGYLYVIAMIPMLVTSFMLYNLFGHFGIFHFAAIVSGLTLIGGMLPIMTKRPKTNWMAYHFSFMYWSVLGLYGAFFSELFTRIPETPFFGMVAIATGMVFGIGGYVFKKQKAIWFSRFVS; this comes from the coding sequence ATGGAAAATTATATCTCTGGTACCGTAGGGGCGATTCACCTGTTAACAGCTGTCATTGCACTAATTGCTGGAACAGCTGTACTACTGCTTAAAAAAGGAACTCGAACTCATAAAAGGTGGGGATACCTCTATGTGATAGCCATGATTCCCATGCTGGTGACATCCTTTATGCTCTATAATCTTTTTGGGCACTTCGGAATCTTTCACTTTGCGGCCATAGTTAGTGGGCTAACCCTAATTGGAGGCATGCTCCCCATTATGACCAAAAGGCCTAAAACCAATTGGATGGCCTATCATTTCTCTTTTATGTATTGGTCTGTACTTGGGCTTTATGGAGCTTTCTTTTCGGAGCTTTTTACGCGGATTCCAGAGACACCATTCTTTGGGATGGTTGCAATAGCAACTGGAATGGTATTTGGGATTGGAGGTTATGTTTTTAAGAAGCAGAAGGCTATTTGGTTTAGCCGATTTGTCTCATAA
- a CDS encoding FAD-dependent oxidoreductase gives MSYLEFRSPAQPETTALKAKQQTNKAASKSQIKRAFSDFVVKNYGDHYLKKIKQQRELAAQGPQLDLEQDQPLVGIVGGGFAGMYAGLILQSLGLAFELFEASDRVGGRIDTWYSKLYNASNPDQACLYGEVGGMRVPQFSADMLPVQQLTIALNTVLARNGLENKQVNWRKFYYSSPVQRMRYNNMQAPIEAKDASLNPLNFDSAHGGDIAEVWLTPTSQGCETPYLPINMILEKVNQPFIEAINQSFKKGFEMLMQHDNHSMWSYLTNVFTLGELGEYYQESMGAKTDNLPYNVVSYLETLNVGTGMYAVSFVEMVIAVYDWGGSKNPYDPADPNIYMVTVDKGMQHFPDACKTVLNLKEGVQVTDGIAAQQSIGMIPGQNGQKGYSPTNLTPDAAPPPSVPKADPIVPTPVPGSVSQTRVHLNTKVVDLRYNSSLFSNYGGMEMGITDSEGNGQIKQYPYVISTLPNGNYINGSLGADFFQNLSFEKARALRECNYMPSFKAFITFKEQFWATLGSRQHEGLGVGTSDRPNRQIVYPSYGYEAQGGVLQIYCWAQDAERMGALDDEARVNECLKGIQYLYPEVDVQAVFAGYDPEVTTKTWFWDNHAGGGAFALYRPGQFKNLYPALLTPEFEGHLNIAGECCSVHHGWIVGAMDSGYNAVFNILKQMQRDDLIVKMQQIWGVLTYPDIDSKADQVKELEAYLS, from the coding sequence ATGAGTTATTTAGAATTCAGAAGTCCGGCGCAACCTGAAACAACGGCCTTAAAGGCTAAACAGCAAACAAATAAAGCAGCGTCCAAAAGTCAAATAAAAAGAGCTTTCTCTGACTTTGTCGTCAAAAACTACGGAGACCACTATTTAAAGAAAATAAAACAGCAACGCGAGCTTGCAGCCCAGGGGCCACAGCTAGACCTTGAACAAGATCAGCCCTTAGTAGGAATAGTAGGCGGCGGATTCGCTGGCATGTATGCAGGATTGATCTTGCAATCGCTTGGGTTAGCGTTCGAGCTTTTTGAGGCAAGTGATCGCGTTGGCGGTCGGATAGACACCTGGTATTCCAAATTGTACAATGCTAGCAACCCAGACCAAGCCTGTCTTTACGGTGAAGTAGGAGGAATGAGAGTTCCTCAGTTTTCTGCGGATATGCTACCGGTGCAACAATTAACCATAGCACTAAATACGGTCTTGGCGCGGAATGGTTTAGAAAATAAACAAGTGAATTGGCGTAAATTCTACTACAGTTCTCCGGTTCAAAGAATGCGATATAACAATATGCAAGCTCCTATTGAGGCCAAAGACGCCTCTTTGAATCCTTTGAATTTTGACTCCGCCCATGGAGGTGATATTGCAGAAGTCTGGCTAACACCGACTTCTCAAGGCTGTGAAACCCCCTATTTGCCAATCAATATGATACTGGAAAAGGTCAACCAACCTTTTATTGAGGCTATCAACCAATCCTTTAAAAAAGGCTTTGAAATGCTCATGCAGCACGACAATCATTCGATGTGGAGCTATTTGACCAATGTATTCACCTTGGGTGAATTAGGAGAATATTACCAAGAATCTATGGGTGCCAAGACCGATAATTTGCCTTACAACGTGGTTTCTTATTTAGAGACCTTGAACGTCGGAACAGGTATGTATGCCGTCTCTTTCGTAGAAATGGTGATCGCCGTATACGATTGGGGCGGAAGTAAGAATCCCTACGATCCGGCCGATCCAAATATCTATATGGTCACCGTAGACAAAGGAATGCAACACTTTCCGGATGCCTGTAAAACTGTACTCAACCTTAAAGAAGGTGTTCAAGTGACAGATGGTATCGCAGCTCAGCAAAGCATTGGTATGATACCGGGGCAGAACGGACAAAAAGGGTATTCGCCAACCAATTTAACTCCAGACGCAGCACCACCACCAAGCGTGCCTAAAGCAGATCCGATAGTGCCGACTCCTGTTCCAGGTTCTGTGAGTCAAACCAGAGTACATTTGAACACAAAGGTTGTTGATCTGCGCTATAACAGCAGTTTATTTTCAAATTATGGTGGCATGGAGATGGGAATTACAGATTCAGAAGGGAATGGGCAGATCAAACAGTATCCTTATGTAATAAGCACTTTACCCAATGGAAATTATATTAATGGTAGCCTAGGAGCAGATTTCTTCCAAAATCTCAGCTTTGAAAAGGCTAGAGCTTTGCGTGAGTGTAATTATATGCCTTCGTTCAAGGCCTTTATAACCTTTAAAGAGCAATTCTGGGCTACGCTAGGATCTAGACAACACGAAGGCTTAGGTGTTGGCACTTCAGACAGGCCTAATAGGCAAATAGTGTATCCGTCTTATGGTTATGAGGCCCAAGGAGGTGTTTTGCAAATTTATTGCTGGGCTCAAGATGCGGAGCGTATGGGCGCTTTGGATGACGAGGCGCGCGTAAATGAATGCTTAAAAGGCATTCAATACCTCTATCCGGAGGTTGACGTACAAGCTGTATTTGCAGGTTACGACCCAGAGGTAACCACAAAGACCTGGTTTTGGGATAATCATGCCGGTGGTGGCGCTTTTGCACTTTACCGTCCAGGGCAGTTCAAGAACTTATATCCGGCCTTGTTGACCCCAGAATTCGAAGGACATTTAAATATAGCTGGTGAATGCTGTTCTGTGCACCACGGTTGGATAGTCGGCGCCATGGACTCTGGTTACAATGCCGTTTTCAACATTTTAAAACAAATGCAGCGCGATGATCTCATTGTCAAAATGCAGCAGATTTGGGGAGTACTGACCTATCCAGATATCGATTCTAAGGCCGATCAAGTAAAGGAATTGGAAGCTTATTTGAGTTAG
- a CDS encoding FAD-binding protein — translation MASTVAHAKSEWDTLHHNGPFPLKTLYITELEGEGNLPDKIARYKDAAAEIQRLIKETQNANQGFRAYGSRWSMNHIASHHDRMHYNGFMNMHIPTFAADMHAQSNFSADNIFFFQCGNTIKRVSEVLSAHGKSLKASGASNGQTIAGCISTGVHGSALDVGSVQDYVVGLNIITGPDPQDIIYLEPASRPALNDAFATKIATKIVRDDELFRAALVSLGSFGFIHGVVIEAEDRFLLKRYVQKIPKKLALELATSMDFANSNFKIPGEVDTQGKPNRPYHYKVFINPYSNEKDYVVEVMYKKPYTTPYPDPFPIIKESIYRDLIYVFIKIAENFPKSIPWLIKRLRKTILPINDLERIVTGTLPEIFWDAPYQGAAFACSFGVDHKDSAKALKVLTDLTVNEGPIPGIFAMRFVKQSEATMAFTRFPITCMLEIDGVLWKPNRRIMSLNQYGRRMIEELKKNNIPFTLHWGKNADWKFPGLVEHMFPKDNIKSWKKARQALLSDEMQTLFSNHFLADVTLDHNNSGPTPNPTDPSL, via the coding sequence ATGGCCTCAACCGTAGCTCACGCAAAGTCTGAATGGGACACCCTGCATCACAACGGGCCTTTCCCGCTCAAAACATTATACATTACAGAACTAGAAGGGGAGGGAAATCTCCCTGATAAAATAGCTCGTTATAAAGACGCAGCTGCAGAGATCCAGCGTTTGATCAAAGAAACGCAAAATGCCAATCAAGGTTTTCGCGCTTACGGATCCCGTTGGTCTATGAATCATATTGCCAGTCATCACGACCGGATGCATTACAACGGATTTATGAATATGCACATTCCGACTTTTGCTGCGGATATGCATGCGCAAAGCAATTTCAGTGCAGACAACATCTTTTTCTTTCAGTGTGGAAATACGATCAAAAGGGTATCCGAGGTGCTTTCCGCCCACGGAAAATCATTAAAAGCATCAGGAGCTAGCAATGGGCAAACTATTGCGGGTTGCATCTCTACTGGTGTACACGGATCTGCTTTAGATGTTGGTTCTGTACAGGATTACGTTGTTGGTTTAAATATTATCACAGGACCTGATCCGCAGGATATAATCTATCTAGAGCCTGCCAGTAGACCGGCTTTAAACGATGCCTTTGCCACTAAAATAGCGACCAAGATAGTCCGTGACGATGAATTGTTTCGAGCAGCTTTGGTGAGCCTGGGTAGCTTTGGATTTATTCATGGCGTAGTGATAGAGGCAGAAGATCGCTTCTTGCTCAAACGCTATGTGCAAAAGATCCCGAAAAAGTTGGCCTTAGAACTCGCCACCAGCATGGACTTTGCCAATAGTAATTTTAAAATTCCCGGGGAGGTGGATACTCAAGGCAAACCCAATAGACCGTATCATTACAAAGTATTTATAAATCCGTACTCCAACGAAAAGGACTATGTGGTGGAGGTGATGTACAAAAAGCCTTATACCACTCCTTATCCAGACCCTTTTCCAATAATCAAGGAATCGATTTATCGCGATCTGATCTATGTTTTTATCAAGATAGCAGAGAATTTCCCAAAGAGCATTCCTTGGCTTATTAAACGCCTTAGAAAGACCATCTTACCCATAAATGACCTGGAGCGTATAGTTACCGGCACCTTACCAGAGATCTTTTGGGATGCACCTTACCAAGGCGCAGCCTTTGCCTGTTCCTTTGGCGTAGATCATAAAGATTCCGCCAAAGCCTTGAAAGTGCTAACCGATTTGACCGTAAACGAGGGGCCAATACCTGGAATCTTCGCGATGCGATTTGTAAAACAATCCGAAGCCACTATGGCCTTTACGCGTTTTCCTATTACTTGTATGTTAGAGATAGATGGCGTACTGTGGAAACCCAACCGTAGAATAATGAGTCTGAATCAATACGGAAGGCGTATGATAGAAGAGCTGAAAAAAAACAATATTCCCTTTACGCTACACTGGGGAAAAAACGCTGATTGGAAGTTTCCTGGCTTAGTAGAGCATATGTTCCCTAAAGACAATATAAAGTCTTGGAAGAAGGCCAGACAAGCCTTGTTGAGCGATGAGATGCAAACACTTTTTAGCAATCACTTCTTGGCCGATGTCACGCTAGATCACAATAATTCCGGGCCCACTCCAAATCCAACCGATCCTAGTCTGTAA
- a CDS encoding 5'(3')-deoxyribonucleotidase codes for MTIFVDMDEVLADTYGAHIDIYNKEFNANLTLDDISSGEVWENVPYEHLQNVKDHVWRDGFFRELPLIKDSQEVMRELAAKHEVYIATAATQFPNSLREKSDWLDEHFPFITWEYRILCGHKFILDGDILIDDRSYNLKYFNGRGLLFNSPHNRKDEGYERVANWQEVANKLLD; via the coding sequence ATGACCATATTCGTAGACATGGATGAAGTGCTTGCCGATACTTACGGGGCACACATAGACATTTACAATAAAGAGTTTAATGCAAACCTGACCTTGGACGATATTTCAAGTGGAGAAGTTTGGGAGAATGTTCCCTATGAACATTTGCAGAATGTTAAAGATCACGTTTGGCGCGATGGTTTCTTTAGGGAGTTACCGTTAATCAAAGACAGTCAAGAGGTAATGCGGGAACTAGCCGCCAAACATGAAGTTTACATCGCAACAGCTGCTACGCAGTTTCCAAATTCTCTAAGAGAGAAAAGTGATTGGTTGGATGAACACTTCCCTTTTATTACTTGGGAATACCGCATTTTGTGTGGGCATAAGTTTATTTTGGATGGCGATATTCTTATAGACGACCGTTCTTATAACCTCAAATACTTTAACGGTCGTGGCTTGCTTTTCAACTCGCCTCACAATAGAAAAGACGAGGGTTACGAACGTGTCGCCAACTGGCAAGAGGTAGCAAACAAACTGCTGGACTAA